Proteins encoded within one genomic window of Deltaproteobacteria bacterium:
- the mlaD gene encoding outer membrane lipid asymmetry maintenance protein MlaD — translation MKKFSVETAVGAFLIAGFASFAYLAVRLGDLPFFSGDTYTITAAFTNVSGLKEGADVVLAGVTVGKVTRITLDPKNYEAVVSMSIHNGIRLQDDAIASIKTSGIIGDKYVELKPGASETILTNGGSIFDTESSIDIEELVSKYIFEKK, via the coding sequence ATGAAGAAATTCAGCGTGGAAACCGCTGTCGGGGCCTTCCTGATCGCCGGATTTGCAAGCTTTGCCTATCTTGCGGTGAGACTCGGCGATCTCCCATTTTTCTCAGGCGATACATATACGATCACGGCCGCCTTCACCAATGTCTCCGGCCTCAAGGAGGGCGCCGACGTGGTCCTTGCCGGTGTCACCGTGGGAAAGGTCACGAGAATCACCTTGGACCCCAAAAATTATGAAGCCGTCGTCTCCATGTCCATCCACAACGGGATAAGACTCCAAGACGATGCCATCGCAAGCATCAAGACCTCCGGGATCATCGGAGACAAATACGTCGAACTAAAGCCGGGCGCATCGGAAACAATCCTCACCAACGGGGGATCGATCTTCGACACAGAGTCTTCCATAGATATAGAAGAACTGGTGAGCAAATATATTTTCGAAAAAAAATGA
- a CDS encoding ABC transporter substrate-binding protein yields the protein MKTNKKPRLILSVFLAVLFALATNLAAANAPLPIVKSSVDAIIAVLKENGLDREQKREKIRSIVQERFDFIEMSKRILGTNWGTLSPGDQNAFVDRLKRLLEASYVNKIESYTDEKVVFGDEIIKGRYAKVESKAITKTADIPIDYVLIQKDGEWFVYDVIIENVSLISNYRSTYNEIIKKSGFAHLIEEMDSKIQELKNSPNPKG from the coding sequence ATGAAAACGAACAAAAAACCGCGTCTGATCCTTTCCGTCTTCCTCGCCGTCCTTTTCGCATTGGCAACCAATCTGGCAGCAGCAAACGCTCCTCTCCCCATAGTCAAATCGTCCGTGGATGCGATCATAGCCGTACTGAAGGAAAACGGCCTTGACCGGGAGCAAAAAAGGGAGAAGATACGGTCCATCGTGCAGGAACGATTTGATTTCATTGAGATGTCCAAACGGATCCTCGGGACGAACTGGGGAACCCTCTCTCCTGGGGATCAGAACGCCTTTGTGGACCGTTTGAAGAGGCTTCTCGAGGCCTCATACGTCAACAAGATCGAGTCCTATACGGACGAGAAGGTCGTTTTTGGAGACGAGATCATCAAGGGACGTTACGCAAAAGTGGAGTCCAAGGCCATCACAAAAACAGCGGACATCCCGATCGATTACGTCCTGATTCAAAAAGACGGCGAATGGTTCGTATATGACGTCATCATCGAAAACGTGAGTCTCATCAGCAATTACCGCTCAACCTATAACGAAATCATCAAAAAAAGCGGGTTCGCTCACCTCATAGAGGAGATGGACTCCAAGATCCAGGAATTGAAAAACTCTCCGAACCCCAAGGGTTGA